A genomic region of Zalophus californianus isolate mZalCal1 chromosome 1, mZalCal1.pri.v2, whole genome shotgun sequence contains the following coding sequences:
- the LOC113917391 gene encoding 60S ribosomal protein L17-like translates to MVRYSLDPENPTKSSKSRGSNLCVHFKNTCETAQAIRGTHIRKATKYLKDVTLQKQCVPFSRYNGGVGRCAQAKQWGWTQGRRPKKSAEFLLHMLKNAESNAELKGLDVDSLVIEHIQMSKAPKMRCRTYRVHGRINLYMSSPCHTEMILTEKEQIVPKPEEEVAQKKKISQKKLKKQKLMARE, encoded by the coding sequence atggttcgctattcgcttgacccagaaaaccctacgAAATCATCtaaatcaagaggttcaaatctttgtgttcactttaagaacacatgtgaaactgcccaggccatcaGGGGTACGCATATCCGAAAAGCCACCAAGTATCTGAAAGACGTCACTTTACAGAAGCAGTGTGTGCCATTCAGTCGCTACAATGGTGGAGTTGGTAGGTGTGCCCAGGCCAAACAATGGGGCTGGACACAGGGCCGGAGGCCCAAgaagagtgctgaatttttactgcacatgcttaaaaatgcagaaagtaaTGCTGAACTTAAGGGTTTAGATGTTGATTCTCTAGTCATTGAGCACATCCAGATGAGCAAAGCCCCCAAGATGCGGTGTAGAACGTACAGGGTTCATGGTCGGATTAACCTATacatgagctctccctgccacactgagatgatccttactgaaaaagagcagatcgttcctaaaccagaagaggaggttgcacagaagaaaaagatatcccagaagaaactgaagaaacaaaaacttatggcccgggagtaa